From Actinopolyspora lacussalsi, a single genomic window includes:
- a CDS encoding hypothetical protein (product_source=Hypo-rule applied; smart=SM00739; superfamily=50104), whose amino-acid sequence MEQSSSPLEPGTRVRASFGRFQDQTGTVVEAATGLPDVFDGPVLWVRFDGDEEPGLVAGRFLERAA is encoded by the coding sequence ATGGAGCAGTCATCGAGTCCGTTGGAACCAGGCACGAGGGTGCGCGCTTCCTTCGGCCGTTTTCAGGATCAGACGGGAACCGTGGTCGAGGCCGCGACCGGTCTGCCGGACGTCTTCGACGGTCCCGTGCTGTGGGTCCGTTTCGACGGAGACGAGGAGCCCGGCCTGGTCGCGGGCCGCTTCCTCGAACGCGCGGCCTGA
- a CDS encoding hypothetical protein (product_source=Hypo-rule applied), translating into METYELPELFQLAASYDRSFEGFAYPKTEQQQGKADLTAESWAAALGDVPADFAKSVVVEHYRRNSVSISTSVIHREWVEYRNQQIQKAESAEIKSKPRPSAAESLRGWERATAALLEAKGQDPDEAIQDIKARRQVLQVKCPVCRASPGKGCVSSTGNKVQPLSNNRSHPSRFEEAGVEMPAPSAVGEEQEPEEAAPERG; encoded by the coding sequence ATGGAAACCTACGAACTCCCCGAGCTGTTCCAACTCGCCGCGAGTTACGACAGGTCGTTCGAGGGGTTCGCCTACCCCAAGACCGAGCAGCAGCAGGGCAAGGCCGATCTGACCGCGGAGTCGTGGGCGGCGGCGCTGGGAGACGTCCCCGCCGACTTCGCCAAGTCCGTCGTGGTGGAGCACTACCGCAGGAACTCGGTGTCGATTTCCACCAGCGTGATCCACCGGGAGTGGGTGGAGTACCGCAACCAGCAGATCCAGAAGGCCGAGAGCGCGGAGATCAAGTCCAAGCCCCGTCCCTCCGCGGCCGAGTCGTTGCGTGGTTGGGAACGGGCCACCGCCGCACTGCTGGAGGCGAAGGGGCAGGATCCCGACGAGGCGATTCAGGACATCAAGGCCCGGCGGCAGGTGCTGCAGGTCAAGTGTCCGGTGTGCCGGGCTTCGCCGGGTAAGGGCTGTGTCTCCAGCACCGGCAACAAGGTGCAGCCGTTGTCCAACAACAGGTCGCACCCCTCCCGTTTCGAGGAAGCCGGGGTGGAGATGCCGGCGCCGAGCGCGGTGGGCGAGGAGCAGGAGCCCGAGGAGGCGGCACCGGAACGCGGTTGA
- a CDS encoding FAD-dependent urate hydroxylase (product_source=KO:K16839; cath_funfam=3.50.50.60; cog=COG0654; ko=KO:K16839; pfam=PF01494; superfamily=51905), with the protein MRVLVIGGGLGGLAVAKGLLDNGHRVRIYEHAERLRDGGAGVTVWSNGTAALRGLGIPLQGVGRQLHSLRAMTATGRLLWEADLDEVTERLGSPTVEIPRQELLYRMAEALPSDIFRFGKRCVGVREFADHAVADFADGSSETGDVVVGADGQRSMVRRTVLGGEPARPTGWASWQGLTRSDLPIAYGYQTLNIAGRDGHCGLIPAGEGLLHWWFDMPWREDQAELTVADLRSVFTGWPEPVEELLASVSDEDLGFFPHIRHQVPKVWGGPRTTLIGDAAHAMPPAVAQAANQTMEDAWLLSCSLAHDEGRHPEPMLRDYEQQRRPRVAKVSRTAALTSAQRRTPLQRIGKFPRWIATRSQVISLRSGSNILRGLTPPAVSVGIA; encoded by the coding sequence ATGCGGGTTCTGGTCATCGGGGGAGGCTTGGGAGGACTCGCCGTGGCCAAGGGCCTGCTCGACAACGGTCACCGGGTAAGGATCTACGAGCACGCCGAGCGACTTCGGGACGGCGGTGCCGGGGTCACGGTGTGGAGCAACGGAACCGCCGCGTTGCGCGGGCTGGGGATCCCGCTGCAAGGCGTCGGACGCCAGCTGCACAGTCTGCGTGCGATGACCGCGACCGGCAGGCTGCTCTGGGAAGCGGATCTGGACGAGGTGACGGAACGCCTCGGATCTCCCACTGTCGAGATCCCTCGGCAGGAGCTGCTGTATCGCATGGCCGAAGCGCTGCCGAGTGACATCTTCCGGTTCGGTAAGCGGTGCGTCGGTGTCCGGGAGTTCGCCGATCACGCCGTGGCCGACTTCGCCGATGGCAGCTCGGAAACCGGTGATGTCGTCGTCGGAGCGGACGGGCAGCGCTCGATGGTGCGCCGCACGGTGCTGGGGGGCGAACCGGCGCGGCCGACGGGCTGGGCGAGCTGGCAGGGTCTGACCCGCAGCGATCTACCGATCGCCTACGGGTACCAGACGCTCAACATCGCGGGACGTGACGGCCACTGCGGGCTCATACCGGCGGGTGAAGGACTGCTGCACTGGTGGTTCGACATGCCGTGGCGGGAGGACCAGGCCGAGTTGACCGTGGCGGACCTGCGGTCCGTTTTCACGGGCTGGCCGGAACCCGTCGAGGAGCTGCTGGCATCGGTGTCCGATGAGGACCTGGGGTTCTTCCCGCACATCCGGCACCAGGTGCCGAAGGTCTGGGGTGGGCCGCGAACCACCCTGATCGGTGACGCCGCGCACGCGATGCCGCCTGCTGTGGCGCAGGCCGCCAACCAGACGATGGAAGACGCCTGGCTGCTCTCCTGCTCACTCGCCCATGACGAAGGAAGACACCCCGAACCGATGTTGCGGGACTACGAACAGCAGCGCAGGCCCCGGGTCGCCAAGGTTTCGCGCACCGCGGCGCTGACCTCGGCGCAGCGTCGTACCCCGCTGCAGCGCATCGGCAAGTTTCCACGCTGGATCGCCACTCGCAGCCAGGTGATCTCGCTGCGCTCCGGCAGCAACATACTCCGCGGTCTTACCCCACCCGCGGTCTCCGTAGGCATCGCGTGA
- a CDS encoding DHA1 family inner membrane transport protein (product_source=KO:K19577; cath_funfam=1.20.1250.20; cog=COG2814; ko=KO:K19577; pfam=PF07690; superfamily=103473; transmembrane_helix_parts=Inside_1_12,TMhelix_13_35,Outside_36_49,TMhelix_50_72,Inside_73_78,TMhelix_79_98,Outside_99_107,TMhelix_108_130,Inside_131_141,TMhelix_142_164,Outside_165_167,TMhelix_168_190,Inside_191_210,TMhelix_211_232,Outside_233_241,TMhelix_242_264,Inside_265_276,TMhelix_277_294,Outside_295_298,TMhelix_299_321,Inside_322_341,TMhelix_342_364,Outside_365_367,TMhelix_368_385,Inside_386_453), whose protein sequence is MSALHRKEKALPVALLALAIAAFGIGTTEFVMMGLLPEVATDMNVSISAAGGYISLYALGVVIGAPLLTIAGMRVRRKTMLLSMLGLFIAGNLLSAIAPTHESLLAARFVAGLPHGTFFGIGAVVAASLVSRDKRGRAISMMFVGLTVANIVGVPVGTLLGQAIDWRWTFGLVALIGAVALAAVSALVPRQAKPTEVSVRGELSAFRRPQVWLAFAVVVFGFAATFSFYSYIKPLLVQVSGYTPLAATVLLALFGTGMTLGTVIGGRLADRSPMRTLYVFLTALAVVLTMFTFTAHNTVLVAVNVFLVGVTGFAAIPSIQARILDQAKEAPSLGSASIQSTFNIANSLGAYLGGLVIAAGFGLISPSWVGAVLALVGLGFAVLSGRLDRRGSWDGSGDNNRSDGGDHSGGRDRSDGEDRSEGRTRSGGSGTATGETAPAGVADSTGSRAAHAH, encoded by the coding sequence GTGTCCGCGCTACACCGCAAGGAGAAAGCGTTGCCTGTTGCCCTGTTGGCACTCGCCATCGCGGCATTCGGAATCGGTACCACGGAATTCGTGATGATGGGGCTGCTGCCCGAGGTCGCCACCGACATGAACGTGTCGATCTCGGCCGCGGGCGGCTACATCTCGCTGTACGCACTGGGGGTCGTCATCGGCGCGCCGCTGCTGACGATCGCGGGGATGCGCGTACGCAGAAAAACCATGCTGCTGAGCATGCTGGGGTTGTTCATCGCGGGCAACCTGCTGTCCGCGATCGCGCCGACACACGAGTCGCTGCTGGCGGCCCGGTTCGTGGCGGGGCTGCCGCACGGCACGTTCTTCGGCATCGGTGCCGTCGTGGCCGCGAGCCTGGTGAGCCGGGACAAGCGCGGTCGGGCGATCTCGATGATGTTCGTGGGGCTGACCGTGGCCAACATCGTCGGTGTGCCGGTGGGCACGCTGCTCGGCCAGGCGATCGACTGGCGCTGGACCTTCGGACTGGTGGCACTGATCGGAGCGGTGGCGCTGGCCGCGGTGAGCGCGCTGGTCCCGCGCCAGGCCAAACCGACCGAGGTCAGCGTGCGGGGCGAGCTGTCGGCCTTCCGGCGCCCGCAGGTGTGGCTGGCCTTCGCGGTGGTGGTGTTCGGTTTCGCTGCCACGTTCTCGTTCTACAGCTACATCAAGCCGCTGCTCGTCCAGGTGAGCGGCTACACACCGCTGGCCGCCACCGTGCTGCTCGCGCTGTTCGGCACCGGCATGACCCTGGGCACCGTGATCGGCGGGAGGCTGGCGGACCGCTCCCCGATGCGTACGCTCTACGTCTTCCTGACCGCGCTGGCCGTGGTGCTGACGATGTTCACCTTCACCGCGCACAACACGGTGCTGGTGGCGGTCAACGTGTTCCTGGTCGGCGTCACCGGTTTCGCCGCCATCCCGAGCATCCAGGCCAGGATCCTGGACCAGGCCAAGGAGGCGCCCTCGCTGGGCTCGGCCAGCATCCAGTCCACTTTCAACATCGCCAACTCCCTGGGCGCCTATCTGGGCGGGCTGGTCATCGCCGCCGGATTCGGTCTGATCTCGCCGAGCTGGGTCGGAGCGGTGCTGGCCCTGGTGGGGCTGGGCTTCGCGGTGCTCTCCGGCAGGCTCGACCGTCGTGGTTCCTGGGACGGCTCCGGCGACAACAATCGTTCCGATGGCGGGGATCATTCCGGTGGCAGGGATCGTTCCGATGGCGAGGATCGTTCCGAGGGCAGGACCCGCTCCGGTGGCTCAGGGACCGCCACCGGAGAAACAGCGCCAGCGGGAGTGGCGGACTCGACGGGTTCGAGGGCCGCGCACGCGCACTGA
- a CDS encoding hypothetical protein (product_source=Hypo-rule applied) — translation MDGALSAGWDGWIAVPAELAQDNSMSLQARAAFTLIQAKGRVRLSDLASAGASDPIEVIAELERYGWLTGSSAEAGVQWTLHARAVAPAERTTLAKEATAPVSRSTASRETERPSAANTGSGSNNGSGSGGGAGSNGGSGNTMNTETLVRQWAEQQKNPIPDRILERLAGEIRAKREMSPLANTGDLIAALNIWRDKKTSPSRFSECYGEALQRSARDVYDGSSPNTAVAKEPPAERASPRPRHLSLPESKEKAVGASTRPLPGHCGNAGCDSGYIEQSDGKLRKCPDCLPEPAFGRRAFDLPRQAHYVAAQNKRRMREKVEHDQPENGSVIDIDGPQDEEEA, via the coding sequence ATGGATGGTGCGCTGTCTGCCGGCTGGGACGGGTGGATAGCGGTCCCGGCCGAACTGGCTCAGGACAACTCCATGAGCCTGCAGGCCAGAGCGGCCTTCACACTCATCCAGGCCAAGGGGCGGGTGCGGTTGAGTGACCTGGCCTCCGCGGGGGCCTCGGATCCCATCGAGGTGATCGCCGAGCTGGAGCGCTACGGCTGGTTGACCGGTTCCTCGGCGGAGGCCGGGGTGCAGTGGACCCTGCACGCCCGTGCCGTCGCCCCCGCCGAACGGACCACGTTGGCGAAGGAGGCCACGGCCCCGGTTTCCAGGTCGACGGCCTCGCGGGAAACCGAACGCCCCTCGGCGGCGAACACGGGTTCCGGCTCCAACAACGGGTCGGGTTCCGGCGGCGGGGCCGGCTCGAACGGCGGGTCCGGCAACACCATGAACACGGAAACCCTGGTTCGGCAGTGGGCCGAGCAGCAGAAGAACCCGATACCCGACCGGATCCTGGAGCGACTGGCGGGCGAGATCAGGGCCAAGCGCGAGATGTCGCCGCTGGCCAACACCGGAGACCTCATCGCGGCGCTCAACATCTGGCGCGACAAGAAGACCTCGCCGAGCAGGTTCTCCGAGTGCTACGGGGAAGCGCTGCAGCGGTCGGCGCGGGACGTCTACGACGGCTCCTCGCCGAACACCGCCGTCGCCAAGGAACCACCGGCCGAGCGTGCGAGCCCGCGGCCGCGGCACCTCTCACTGCCGGAGTCCAAGGAGAAGGCGGTCGGCGCGTCCACCCGCCCCCTGCCGGGGCACTGTGGTAATGCCGGGTGCGACAGCGGTTACATCGAACAGAGCGACGGGAAGCTGCGCAAGTGCCCCGACTGTCTGCCGGAACCGGCCTTCGGTCGTCGAGCCTTCGATCTGCCCAGGCAGGCGCACTACGTCGCCGCCCAGAACAAGCGGCGGATGCGAGAGAAGGTCGAGCACGACCAACCCGAGAACGGCTCGGTCATCGACATCGACGGCCCGCAGGACGAGGAGGAAGCCTGA
- a CDS encoding putative YigZ family protein (product_source=TIGR00257; cath_funfam=3.30.230.30; cog=COG1739; pfam=PF01205,PF09186; superfamily=54211,54980; tigrfam=TIGR00257), which produces MRTIRQAGSAELVAKKSRFLCVLRRVDSESRAREFVARCRKEHPNARHHCYAYVVGDDAEVQKSNDDGEPSGTAGMPILRALHHNELTNTAAVVVRYFGGVLLGSGGLIRAYGTATGRALEEVGLVRREPARMVSIAVDHSTAGRLDNELRAAGYEPADTRYGALVEFDVAVPEPDTAAFERWIGEAAGGDARVSPGERTFLEVAE; this is translated from the coding sequence ATGCGCACGATCCGACAGGCGGGTTCGGCAGAGCTCGTGGCGAAGAAATCCCGCTTTCTGTGTGTGCTGCGACGCGTCGATTCCGAGTCGCGGGCACGGGAGTTCGTGGCGCGATGCCGCAAGGAGCACCCGAACGCCAGGCACCACTGCTACGCCTACGTGGTGGGCGACGACGCCGAGGTGCAGAAGTCCAACGACGACGGGGAACCGTCCGGAACCGCCGGGATGCCGATCCTGCGGGCGCTGCACCACAACGAGCTGACCAACACCGCGGCCGTGGTGGTGCGCTATTTCGGCGGCGTACTGCTGGGGTCGGGTGGCCTGATCCGCGCGTACGGCACGGCCACCGGCCGAGCACTGGAAGAGGTCGGGCTGGTCCGGCGGGAGCCCGCCCGGATGGTTTCGATCGCCGTGGATCACTCCACCGCTGGAAGGCTGGACAACGAGCTGCGCGCTGCCGGGTACGAACCCGCGGACACGCGTTACGGGGCTCTCGTGGAGTTCGACGTGGCGGTGCCGGAACCGGACACCGCCGCCTTCGAGCGCTGGATCGGCGAAGCGGCTGGCGGCGACGCCCGCGTCAGCCCTGGGGAACGAACCTTCCTTGAAGTGGCGGAGTGA
- a CDS encoding AcrR family transcriptional regulator (product_source=COG1309; cath_funfam=1.10.10.60; cog=COG1309; pfam=PF00440; superfamily=46689,48498): MTNDVPDGTGRGNAPSRREQLLSAAAELFARYGFHGVGIDDIGAAVGISGPALYRHFRGKDAMLGEMLTGISERLLHGGRARTVNTPDPITALEALVAWHVEFALTNSALITVHLRDLDSLAEPDRHRVRELQRGYVEVWVETLLQCRPDLSEHTARASAHAVLGLINSTPHSARLDPTRMSELLHRMAMNALLVDRRDGDEADRA; encoded by the coding sequence ATGACGAACGATGTCCCCGACGGAACCGGACGTGGCAATGCCCCGTCCAGACGCGAACAGCTCCTGAGCGCGGCCGCGGAACTGTTCGCCAGATACGGGTTCCACGGGGTCGGCATAGACGACATCGGCGCGGCTGTAGGAATCTCCGGACCCGCGCTGTATCGGCACTTCCGGGGCAAGGACGCGATGCTCGGCGAGATGCTGACCGGCATCAGCGAACGGCTGCTCCACGGCGGACGGGCCAGAACGGTGAACACCCCCGACCCGATCACCGCGCTCGAAGCCCTGGTCGCCTGGCACGTGGAGTTCGCGCTGACGAACTCGGCACTGATCACGGTGCACCTGCGCGACCTGGACAGCCTCGCCGAGCCCGACCGCCACCGGGTCCGGGAGTTGCAGCGCGGCTACGTCGAGGTCTGGGTCGAGACCCTGCTGCAGTGCCGCCCCGACCTCTCCGAGCACACCGCGCGCGCATCGGCCCACGCGGTGCTCGGGCTGATCAACTCCACCCCGCACAGCGCGCGACTCGACCCCACGAGGATGTCGGAGCTGCTGCACCGGATGGCGATGAACGCACTGCTGGTCGACCGGCGGGACGGAGACGAAGCCGACAGGGCGTGA
- a CDS encoding cytochrome c oxidase subunit 1 (product_source=KO:K02274; cath_funfam=1.20.210.10; cog=COG0843; ko=KO:K02274; pfam=PF00115; superfamily=81442; tigrfam=TIGR02891; transmembrane_helix_parts=Inside_1_38,TMhelix_39_61,Outside_62_85,TMhelix_86_108,Inside_109_119,TMhelix_120_142,Outside_143_161,TMhelix_162_184,Inside_185_204,TMhelix_205_227,Outside_228_263,TMhelix_264_282,Inside_283_286,TMhelix_287_309,Outside_310_312,TMhelix_313_335,Inside_336_355,TMhelix_356_378,Outside_379_392,TMhelix_393_415,Inside_416_427,TMhelix_428_450,Outside_451_469,TMhelix_470_492,Inside_493_567), translating to MATPETQPTPVPTRASGRQRARKGSVLVALTHTTDPKRIGMLYLATAFAFFLIGGLMAMFIRAELAAPGIQVISQEQYNQLFTMHGTIMLLLFATPILFGFANVILPLQIGAPDVAFPRLNALSYWLFLFGGITVIAGFVAPDGAADFGWTGYPPLSEFNEGIGGNLWITGLIVSGLGTILGAVNMITSVVCMRAPGMTMWRMPIFTWNILVTSVLILMAFPILTAALFGLLADRHLGAHVFDPANGGAVLWQHLFWFFGHPEVYIVALPFFGIITEILPVFSRKPLFGYTGLVYATWTIGFLSVVVWAHHMFVTGAVLLPFFSFTTFLIAVPTGIKFFNWIGTMWRGQLTFESPMLFSVGFLITFLFGGLTGVLLASPPLDFHVSDTYFVVAHFHYVLFGTIVFAVFAGIYFWFPKMAGRMMDERLAKAHFWLTFIGFHVTFLVQHWLGNEGMPRRYADYLPTDGFTTLNVISSAGAFLLGASMLPFLYNVFKSYRYGARVHVDDPWGHGNSLEWATSCPPPRHNFYELPRIRSNRPAFELHYPHMSERMELEAHVTGSKSGRREE from the coding sequence ATGGCTACGCCCGAGACACAGCCCACACCCGTCCCGACGCGCGCATCCGGCCGACAGCGGGCCAGGAAGGGTTCGGTGCTGGTCGCGCTGACCCACACCACCGATCCGAAGCGGATCGGCATGCTCTACCTCGCCACGGCCTTCGCCTTCTTCCTGATCGGCGGGCTGATGGCGATGTTCATCCGCGCCGAACTCGCCGCACCCGGTATCCAGGTGATCTCGCAGGAGCAGTACAACCAGCTGTTCACCATGCACGGCACGATCATGCTGCTGCTGTTCGCCACACCGATCCTGTTCGGGTTCGCCAACGTGATACTTCCACTGCAGATCGGCGCGCCCGACGTGGCCTTTCCCAGGCTGAACGCGCTGTCCTACTGGTTGTTCCTGTTCGGCGGGATAACCGTGATCGCGGGGTTCGTCGCCCCGGACGGCGCGGCCGACTTCGGCTGGACCGGCTATCCACCGCTTTCGGAGTTCAACGAAGGAATCGGTGGCAACCTGTGGATCACCGGGCTGATCGTCTCCGGCCTGGGCACGATCCTCGGCGCGGTCAACATGATCACTTCGGTGGTCTGCATGCGCGCGCCCGGCATGACGATGTGGCGGATGCCGATCTTCACGTGGAACATCCTGGTCACCAGCGTGCTGATCCTGATGGCGTTCCCGATCCTGACCGCCGCGCTGTTCGGGCTGCTGGCCGACCGGCACCTCGGTGCCCACGTGTTCGACCCGGCCAACGGCGGCGCGGTGCTGTGGCAGCATCTGTTCTGGTTCTTCGGCCACCCCGAGGTCTACATCGTCGCGCTGCCGTTCTTCGGGATCATCACGGAGATCCTGCCGGTGTTCTCCCGCAAGCCGCTGTTCGGCTACACCGGGCTGGTGTACGCCACCTGGACCATCGGGTTCCTGTCCGTGGTCGTCTGGGCCCACCACATGTTCGTCACCGGGGCGGTGCTGCTGCCGTTCTTCTCCTTCACCACGTTCCTGATCGCGGTGCCCACCGGAATCAAGTTCTTCAACTGGATCGGCACCATGTGGCGCGGACAGCTGACCTTCGAGTCACCGATGCTGTTCAGCGTCGGCTTCCTGATCACTTTCCTGTTCGGTGGGCTGACCGGTGTGCTGCTGGCCTCACCACCACTGGACTTCCACGTCTCGGACACCTACTTCGTGGTGGCGCACTTCCACTACGTGCTGTTCGGCACGATCGTGTTCGCGGTGTTCGCGGGCATCTACTTCTGGTTCCCCAAGATGGCCGGCCGGATGATGGACGAACGGCTGGCGAAGGCGCACTTCTGGCTGACCTTCATCGGCTTCCACGTCACGTTCCTGGTGCAGCACTGGCTGGGCAACGAGGGGATGCCCCGGCGCTACGCCGACTACCTGCCGACCGACGGGTTCACCACGCTCAACGTGATCTCCAGCGCCGGGGCGTTCCTGCTGGGAGCCTCGATGCTGCCGTTCCTGTACAACGTGTTCAAGAGCTACCGGTACGGCGCGCGGGTCCACGTGGACGATCCCTGGGGGCACGGCAACTCGCTGGAATGGGCGACCTCCTGCCCGCCGCCGCGGCACAACTTCTACGAGCTGCCCCGGATCCGCTCCAACCGGCCCGCCTTCGAACTGCACTACCCGCACATGTCGGAGCGCATGGAGCTGGAGGCCCACGTCACCGGCTCCAAGTCCGGGCGCCGCGAGGAATGA
- a CDS encoding hypothetical protein (product_source=Hypo-rule applied; cath_funfam=1.10.150.20; superfamily=56672) codes for MTDIEDKLVKAYEGKPLSELPDAPVAALQGVSESDAEQLEQAFGIRTIRDLGNNKYFRWAQAINQLAE; via the coding sequence ATGACCGACATCGAAGACAAGCTCGTCAAGGCTTACGAGGGCAAGCCGCTCAGCGAGCTTCCCGATGCTCCCGTGGCGGCACTGCAGGGAGTCAGCGAAAGCGACGCCGAACAGCTGGAGCAGGCCTTCGGCATCCGCACGATCAGGGACCTGGGCAACAACAAGTACTTCCGCTGGGCGCAGGCGATCAACCAGCTCGCCGAGTGA
- a CDS encoding diketogulonate reductase-like aldo/keto reductase (product_source=COG0656; cath_funfam=3.20.20.100; cog=COG0656; pfam=PF00248; superfamily=51430), translating into MSQVPNITLNTGAKMPQLGFGVFQIPSEEVVEPVRAALEAGYRSIDTAAVYGNEEGVGKAIAESGIPREELFVTTKLWNDRQGYDETFRAFDESLNKLGLDYVDLYLIHWPMPGQDTYVQTWQAFEKLHSEGRAKSIGVSNFHTAHLRRLFEETNVVPAVNQIELHPNLPQAELRAFHAEHGIATEAWSPIGQGKGLLEDSRLQGLAEKYGKSPAQVVLRWQIQLGNVTIPKSATPSRVRENLELFDFELSEDDMKSIGELDNGGRVGPNPDVFGA; encoded by the coding sequence ATGAGCCAGGTTCCGAACATCACGCTCAACACCGGCGCGAAGATGCCGCAGCTGGGTTTCGGCGTCTTCCAGATCCCCTCCGAGGAGGTCGTGGAGCCGGTCAGGGCCGCCCTGGAAGCGGGCTATCGCAGTATCGACACCGCGGCCGTCTACGGCAACGAGGAAGGCGTCGGCAAGGCGATCGCGGAGTCGGGCATCCCGCGTGAGGAACTGTTCGTCACCACCAAGCTGTGGAACGACAGGCAGGGCTACGACGAGACGTTCCGCGCGTTCGACGAGAGCCTCAACAAGCTGGGGCTGGACTACGTGGATCTCTACCTGATCCACTGGCCGATGCCCGGTCAGGACACCTACGTGCAGACCTGGCAGGCGTTCGAGAAGCTCCACTCCGAGGGCAGGGCCAAGTCCATCGGGGTGTCGAACTTCCACACCGCGCACCTGCGCAGGCTGTTCGAGGAGACCAACGTGGTCCCCGCGGTGAACCAGATCGAGCTGCACCCCAACCTGCCCCAGGCCGAGCTGCGGGCGTTCCACGCCGAGCACGGCATCGCCACCGAGGCGTGGAGCCCGATCGGGCAGGGTAAGGGGCTGCTGGAGGACTCCCGGCTGCAGGGACTGGCCGAGAAGTACGGCAAGTCCCCGGCACAGGTGGTGCTGCGCTGGCAGATCCAGCTGGGCAACGTGACCATCCCGAAGTCCGCCACGCCGTCGCGTGTTCGGGAGAACCTCGAACTGTTCGACTTCGAACTCAGCGAGGACGACATGAAGTCCATCGGCGAGCTGGACAACGGTGGCCGGGTCGGTCCCAACCCGGACGTCTTCGGCGCGTGA
- a CDS encoding uncharacterized protein (DUF427 family) (product_source=COG2343; cog=COG2343; pfam=PF04248), producing MALTLGDGPLTSRPPETVNYRIDGPAHRLLWQDFPRRVRARFAGETVLDSSRGKLLHESNLLPQLYVPVEDVRAELLEPSTRHTHCPFKGDAEYQSVRVGDRVAESAVWRYPAPVEDASWLAGHLSVSWEAMDQWLDEEEEVLGHLRDPYHRVDVRDTARHVRVSSGGVVLAESGRAKLLSETGLPNRFYLPAEDVRTELLETSATTTVCPYKGTATYRSVRGEGLDLPDAVFRYEDPLPESAGIAGRYCFLAEGVTTTVDGTPVS from the coding sequence GTGGCTCTGACCCTGGGCGACGGTCCGCTCACCAGCAGGCCGCCGGAAACGGTGAACTACCGCATCGACGGTCCCGCACACCGACTGCTCTGGCAGGACTTCCCGCGGCGCGTGCGGGCGCGGTTCGCGGGCGAGACCGTGCTGGACAGCTCGCGGGGCAAGTTGTTGCACGAGAGCAACCTGCTGCCGCAGCTCTACGTGCCGGTCGAGGACGTCCGCGCGGAACTGCTCGAACCGAGCACGCGGCACACGCACTGCCCGTTCAAGGGTGATGCCGAGTACCAGTCGGTGCGGGTGGGCGACCGGGTCGCGGAGAGCGCGGTGTGGCGGTATCCCGCTCCCGTCGAGGACGCGTCCTGGCTGGCCGGGCACCTGTCCGTCAGCTGGGAGGCGATGGACCAGTGGCTGGACGAGGAAGAGGAGGTGCTCGGGCACCTCCGCGATCCCTACCACCGGGTGGACGTCCGGGACACCGCTCGTCACGTCCGGGTGAGCAGTGGCGGCGTGGTGCTGGCCGAGAGCGGCCGGGCCAAGCTGCTGTCCGAGACGGGTCTGCCCAACCGGTTCTACCTGCCCGCCGAGGACGTGCGCACCGAGCTGCTGGAGACCAGCGCCACGACCACGGTCTGCCCCTACAAGGGGACCGCCACTTATCGTTCGGTGCGTGGCGAGGGCCTGGACCTGCCGGACGCGGTGTTCCGCTACGAGGATCCGTTGCCGGAGTCGGCCGGGATAGCGGGACGGTACTGCTTCCTGGCGGAAGGTGTGACGACCACGGTGGACGGCACCCCGGTCTCCTGA